CACTCCTACAGGCAGGTGGCCAGAGGAGTTTAGTaactgaagtttagggcaggtgggagagacagagataagaaaCTGATAAGAGCATGCTTTTCCAGGCCAGAGATAGTAGCGCCCAGCagttgtgccaagaaggcaagttaaAAAGGAACAACTGtctatgtgtcttttatccacGAATTCAGtggaagctgggtgggggctggtagttTGGTCACCTTCCAGAGCTAAAGGTAGGTAGCACAAAACTACAGGAAACACACACTATATCTTAAGAGACTCTGTCCAAAAAAGACTAACAAAGCTACAAAAGAAAATCACATATGAgcttgtgtgtatttttttctttgaggatttcatacacaGTCTTATGATCCTATTCATGCCCTCTCCCAACTCCACCCAGACCTACCTCCACTTTCCAGTtcacccaactttgtgtcctctctttttattgtttgcttttaaaaccaAGTCCAGATTGTGCTGTCCATATATCCTTGTGTATGTGGCCTTCCACTGGAATGTACTCAACCTATCATAGATGacactcttaaagaaaatcagctcttcctctcccagaagctaccaattgccaatagctcctcaactATGGGTGGGACATTGTGCTCACCTCTCTATTCGGTCTGGCTTGAGTTTGTATGAGTTGAGCCTGCATTAGTTGAGCATGCTATCACAGCCACCATGAATTCCTCTGCGGTGCTGCCCTACTGTGTCCTGTAAACACTGTTTCCTTGCTGCTTGCCACCTATGGTTCCTACAACCTTTCTGCTAACCTCTGTTCCACATGCCCCCTGAGCCTTGGTGTGAGAAGTCTGATAGAGATGTCTCAACCTGAAGCAGCTGGATAGCATTTCCACTGGGTTTCAATATGAAAGTTGAGccatgaaagaaaggagaaacagtaAGCTGTAAGCTGGTAGAGTGGCTGGAGCCTGAGTTTGTGAAACAAGTATCAAGCCAGAAGGTAGTTGTCAGCTGGGGAAGGGAGATCCTGTTTGGAAAGGTAGATGGTTTGGATTGTATCagtgaagaataaaaaataaataaataaattcaatcaatattttttttgaaaaactatTCTGGCAACAGTAGTCAATGGATGTCCCAAAGCCATGATGGATACCATCAGTGAAACAATCATGCTTGTCATCATGACCGCTCATAACACCTATCTGTTTCCCTCTGTTCCTAATGGCCTCTGCTTCTGAGAATCATACCCTGGCCTCCTCTCATGGTCTGAGAGTTCAGCTACCCATTACTGTGCAAAACCGTTTATTTAATCAAGACCAAAATGAATAGTCGTGCCTCACAGATACAAGAACCAGCGGCCAAAACTCTTCAGTTAGAACTTACTTTTGAGGCAAAAGGAAATATTCCTTATTTTATCTGCAGTTAATTTGAAATAATAACTTGTTTTATTATAACACTTTTTAGATGGgattttgaaatagggtcttaatATGTAGCCCAGATCATCCTCAaacacctgatcctcctgcctcagcctcccaagctgGGATTCCAGCTATGCATCTCCATAGCCTGTTTCATAGTACTACATTTAAATTATTTGGGCCTATGACAGCTGGCTAGTGAAGAAGAGAATTTCTCTTGAGTGATTTTGTATGTTAATTATCAGTTTACTCCTAGGTTGTGGCATTATTTTAGGtattaatattttcaagttcGTCTTTGAACCCTCAGCCTACTTTGAGTCCAtgagagattttgtctcaaaagttAAGGTGGCACATTGATGAGAGCCTCCCGGCCTGGAGCAGGTTAAAAGGAGACACAGAATTGGATTCCTGTGtagctttaaagactgatggtctctCCAGAtgttctagctctctaactatactgGATGCTGACAATAACTTCTAAgaagtccttaaaaaaaaaaaaaaaaaaaaaaaaaaaaaaaaaaactttcttgctAATTCTGAGAGTTAAAACCCACTGGTTTAGGCAATTACCATCTGTAGCCTAAGGGTGAGAGGTTAAGTAACTACAAAGTAGCCTTTGTTCTAGCTCCCACAGGAGTTGCAATACTCAGCCTGTTAGTTgaagtctcagaaagaaaaagagcactTTGGAAAAGTGATTTTAGCGTTTGtttctaagttgtaaaaagtGTCCTATGAATGCtctagaagaaaaaggaggacaGGACTTGTAAGAAAAGGGGGTTAAGGGGTCTAAGGAAAGAGGGACAAGTGgaatgttctcttctctttgtcttcagcaCTTACACatatttcagaatacatgatcacatgggtAAAAAGTTCAtgacaagtttacacataaattcaaatcataaattgaataagaagtttacaacagagaatgttttcaTGCATGTCCCTTAGAGGCAACTATCTGACTAAACATTATCTGTCACAACTCTACAGGTTCATGTACACTTAAAAGCCacaactaagttattagtgaagttttatatagataaacctaGTCAACATTTTATCCTCGGTCCTAGCACctatataataaatcattagttccacTTTTATGAGCCTTAGTTACTGGTTTTACAACCTTTTCAAATGTGCTCTGAGTTGGAGATTTCTGCTTGGTatttcagaagcaattaactcctGGCACTAAAGACTGGTAGAATTCTCATTACAGTTTTGATTATCAGAGAgaacctaatagcagtcccactacaaaagagcttaataaatactgatataattttaggaattcttataggatcatcataaAGAATTGAGACGTCATCTATTTGTATATAGCATCAATACAAGACAGTATATATTTGTACTTCTGCAAGGATCTGCTCAAAAGGGAGGGCTAATAcatagtgattgttatatatagttaataataacaggaaagcatactaatagcaggaatctttcctaaaatgaatttctcCTGGGCCTTGTTTACTGGAGCTCCATCATAGATTTTAGTCTAAGGTGGACCCATCTCAGTAAGATCatctgctagtttttagcttctcctatgTTGGCTCCTGACAATACAAGCCTTTTGTCATACCATTCCAGAGGCAGATTCAGGTGGATCAAtatgagtcagaggccagcctgttctacatagtgagttccaggacagccagagctatgtagagaaaccctgtctcaataataataataataataataataataataataataaagcaatatAAGACACTGAAAATTAATGTCTAggtttccacatgcacacatacttgcacgtgcatgcatgtatgtatacatacacacatacacacacagagagggtgGGCTCTTGTTGGTGCTGAAGacaattttctttgtaatttttgaaAGTGAAATACAAACCACAGTTAAAGTCAGACAACATGAAATTCCAGTTTGTAGTAGAGGTGAAATCCTAGAACCAATTCGAAGAAGTTCTGTCTCAAATGCCTATTTGTCTAGTTCCATACTAGAGGTTTTTACTCAGTGGAACTGTTGGCTGAAACAGACATCACATAATCATATTCCCCAAGTcccaatatttttaattttcatgaaaTTGAGACTGtcctaaataaaaaagaagagacagactTCATGTAACAGAAAGTAAGCATTTGTGGCTTCCTTGGCTCTACTTCCAAGTATAATGAGTGAGGTTTCCCAAGGGATTGAAACATGGCAGACAAGCCCTCATCGCAATTTCTGTCTCTGCTGTCATTAATATAGGTAAGGGCTGGGGTTGTAGGTTGGGGTAAATTGTTTATGTACCATGAATAATACCTTATGATTGATCTCCAACtccaaaggaaggcaggaaggaaggaaggcaggagggaaggaaagaaggaaggaaggaaaaaaaagaaagactgagttttttttaaaaaaaaaatagcataatacatttaaaatgtaaatattcgAAAGCAAAGCTTCCATGTCTGACTATCCACTCAGAGCAAACCTATCCAATCTCACCAACTAAGCAGGGTTAGGCATGGTTAGAGCTTGGCTACAGACCGCAAACTCTGGATGACCAAAGATCACAACTCAGATCTTGATAACCAGTCTATATTTTGGCTCAATTATTCTTATCAGTCTATAAAATGAATGCACACACTTTACAGTCAgcataaaccttttttttttcaccatgtaAGCGTATGCTTCAAGTTTGCTAACCACAGTGACCATTTTCACAGCAGTTGGTAGCACAAACAAATACATGCAATTTAATAAGCTGTGATGTCCCTTTGTAAAGTAGACCAGAGCAATCAATTTTCAAAATCAAACCCTATGGGAATATTACTTTCTGTATCTCTAATGAACTCTACCTATAATTACTGATGGCTCAGTTTTTCTGTTTGATTCCTTATTTGTTCAAAAGGATAATGTTTCCTATGGCCACTTGCTGAAATAAGAGTTTTTATTCAAGCAGCATGTGGAAATGGCGTTAGTCCTGATTTAGTAACCTGAAGTTATCCTCCTTTTACGAGGCATAAAACTTCCTCCAAAAATAATCAACACTAATGAAATGTTTGTAGGAAAACTGGCACCTGCAGTGCTAGAGAAAACATCGGTGTGTCCTGTAAACACTCATTTGAAGGGAGATATAAAAGTCTCAGGAGGCCAAAAGTCCTAGACCTTTGGAGACTAGGCGAGAACTAAGCAACACTGCATCCAGTCTGTTCATTCCTTCTCAGAAGATGGCTTCCGACTGCTCCGCTGGCTGCTGCTCTTCTGAGCCCTGTGCAGGGGCATCGGGCTGTGCAACGACCTCATTCTGCCCCACCACAACTTGCCTCTCCAGCACCTGTGCGGCATCCAGATGTCAAACCCCGAGCTTCCTCTGCAGGGCTCACCTCCCAGCCGGTTGCCTCTCACCGTGCTACTTGGCTGGCGGTTGTAACAGTCCTTGCCTGGTGAGGAGCTGTGCATGGTGTGAGGAAGGGACATTCAACAGTAATGAGAAGGAGACCATGCAGTTCCTGAATGACAGACTGGCCAGCTATCTGGAGAGGGTGAGAAGCCTGGAAGAGAACAATGCAGAGCTGGAATGCAGGATCCGAGAGCAGTGTGAGCCCGATGCCCCACTTGTCTGTCCCGATTATCAGCGGTACTTCGACACCATTGAAGAGCTCCAACAAAAGGTGTCTCACTGCCTTGATGTTCTCTGTTTCCCATTTCCGATTTCTCTCATAGCTATACTGGGGCAGGTCGCTTTGTGGGtgtaaaacaaaggaaagaggGATTCCTAGAACAGATAATGAATGCCATCCATTTGAGTTCTGGTAATCATTctctatttgtgtgtatgtgtgcatgtatgtatttgtgtgtatgtatgtggggttGGATGGCCATGTGATGTATGATCATGTGGGGAGGGAAAGCATGCCTAGTGTCCGTGAGGAGGACTGGAGTCAATGGCAAGTGTCTTCCATTCCTAGCCTTGTTTTTGAGACCAAGTCTCTCCTTGgagctggagctcactgatttggttGCAGTCCTCAAACActggccagagagccccagggatcttacTGTTTTTACCTCCCCAGTACCTTAACAGACATCGACTGCTATGTTTATctcttttacatgagttctgtgGGATTGGACCCAAGCCCTCTTACTAGTATTTCGAATCCTTGACCAACAaagccatttcttctttttttaactaaTGAATTTCCATGACCACAGACAGAAATGCAATTCTAATAAACACTAGCAGTGTGGGAAACTTTAACAAAGCTCAACAGCCAATGATGATGGTACAATGCCCTATATCACTTATAAAGGAAACCTTGAGCCACAAGCcacagagatagctcagcagtagtTAACCGCTCATGagcacctgagttcagatcctaacACCCAtgtatggcagctcacaatcacctaaaACTTCATCTCCTGAgaacccaacaccctcttttCACTGCACAAGTCTACACTCTTaccaatatacatacacacacatacacacactcacacacatacactcacatgcacataaactctcacacacatgcacacacactcacacatccatACTCACaggcatatacactcacacacacacacacacacacatgaacatctacacataataagaaaacaaaataaaaatctttcattttaggAAGGGaactttatttctgtattttgtttctaaattggcactgaatttttttcttcatgaagtGGTGTAGTTAATAGGAAACATGGGTTGAAAGAGATGTTATGTTAACTCAGAAAAAACTTCAGTAAACCAATGAGTGGCATGGCTGTTAAGATAGCTAGGTGGGTTTCTTCTAAAGAGCTGTTCATTAAATGATGACTTCTCTCTTAGATATTGTGCACAAAGGCGGAGAATTCTAGACTCGCCGTACAAGTAGACAACTGCAAACTGGCTGCCGATGATTTTAGGTCAAAGTAAgtcaaattatgttttatttttttaagccacATTGTATTTTGTGTATACAATTTAcatgttaaattttaattttaattagaaaataataattaagaataatGGTTTGCGGTGAGAGAAAATATTATCTGCATAATATATTTTTTAGCTGAGAATGTTCGAACTTTGAACTCACCTACATTTGGAATGCAAGGGAAATTGAGGCATGTGGTTCCCTAGAGGCCATGTGTCATCCTCCCCTGTACCCCAGCACTTTTAGCCAATTAAGCCACTCTCCTCCGTTTCTCCTGCTCGGAAAGGTATGAGAGCGAACTGTCCCTGCGCCAACTGGTAGAGAATGACATCAGTGGCCTTCGTGGAATCCTAAGTGAGCTGACCCAGTGCAAGTCAGACCTGGAGGCCCACGTGGAGTCTCTGAAAGATGATCTACTTTGCCTTAAGAAAGGCCATGCAGAGGTGAGCGAAGTGGCCACTGGGCCAAAGACTACAGAAAGAGTTCTGCTGAGTGATCTCATGTGTATAAACTGAACTTGGATGGACACCACCTAAACTGGGACAAACCTAGAGACATGCTCACTGCGTAGCATGGCTGCCCCAGTGTCTCTCAAGGTAGATGTGACGATGTACAGCATGTATCGTTACATGACATAACCCTCAGCAGTGCCAGAGAGGTGAGGCCACTCT
The nucleotide sequence above comes from Arvicanthis niloticus isolate mArvNil1 chromosome 6, mArvNil1.pat.X, whole genome shotgun sequence. Encoded proteins:
- the Krt40 gene encoding keratin, type I cytoskeletal 40 isoform X1, translating into MASDCSAGCCSSEPCAGASGCATTSFCPTTTCLSSTCAASRCQTPSFLCRAHLPAGCLSPCYLAGGCNSPCLVRSCAWCEEGTFNSNEKETMQFLNDRLASYLERVRSLEENNAELECRIREQCEPDAPLVCPDYQRYFDTIEELQQKILCTKAENSRLAVQVDNCKLAADDFRSKYESELSLRQLVENDISGLRGILSELTQCKSDLEAHVESLKDDLLCLKKGHAEEVNLLREQLGDRLSVELDTAPTVDLNKVLDEMRCQYERVLANNRRDAEEWFAAQTEELNQQQMSSAEQLQGCQTEMLELKRTANALEIELQAQQTLTESLECTVAETEAQYRTQLAQMQCLITNVEHQLAEIRCDLERQNQEYQVLLDIRARLECEINTYRGLLEKEDSRLPCNPGSTVSVSNSPCEPCSAYVICTVENCCA